Proteins from one Pseudomonas grandcourensis genomic window:
- a CDS encoding putative 2-aminoethylphosphonate ABC transporter substrate-binding protein — protein sequence MFKPMALAAAVLTAFSLNAFAAKTELTVYTALEAEQLKTYKEAFEKANPDVEIKWVRDSTGIITAKLLAEKARPQADAVWGLAASSLAILDQQGMLQSYAPKDLGKIGANYRDAANPPAWVGMDVWAATICFNTVEAEKQGLTKPVSWQDLTKPEYKGKIVMPNPASSGTGFLDVSAWLQTFGEKQGWAYMDGLHQNIGQYVHSGSKPCKLAAAGEFPIGISFEYPAVQLKRQGAPLDIILPKEGLGWEIEATAVIKGTAHEEAAKKLADFSASPEAMDLYKENFAVLAQPGIAKPQTELPADYEQRLIKNDFAWASKNRDEILTEWRKRYDGKSEKVVAK from the coding sequence ATGTTCAAGCCTATGGCCCTGGCCGCCGCTGTCCTCACCGCTTTCAGCCTGAACGCCTTTGCGGCGAAAACCGAGTTGACGGTGTACACCGCCCTCGAAGCCGAACAACTGAAGACCTACAAAGAGGCTTTCGAAAAGGCCAACCCGGACGTCGAAATCAAATGGGTGCGCGATTCCACCGGCATCATCACCGCCAAACTGCTGGCCGAAAAAGCCCGCCCGCAGGCTGACGCCGTGTGGGGCCTGGCCGCTTCAAGCCTGGCGATTCTCGATCAGCAAGGCATGCTGCAAAGCTACGCACCGAAAGACCTGGGCAAGATCGGCGCCAACTACCGCGACGCTGCCAACCCGCCAGCCTGGGTCGGCATGGACGTCTGGGCCGCGACCATTTGCTTCAACACCGTCGAAGCCGAAAAACAGGGCCTGACCAAGCCTGTGAGCTGGCAAGATCTGACCAAGCCTGAGTACAAAGGCAAGATCGTCATGCCCAACCCGGCCTCGTCCGGCACCGGTTTCCTCGATGTCAGCGCCTGGCTGCAAACCTTCGGCGAGAAGCAGGGCTGGGCCTACATGGACGGCCTGCACCAGAACATCGGCCAGTACGTTCACTCCGGCTCCAAGCCTTGCAAACTGGCGGCGGCTGGCGAATTCCCGATCGGTATTTCCTTCGAATACCCGGCGGTTCAGCTGAAACGCCAGGGTGCACCGCTGGACATCATCCTGCCGAAGGAAGGCCTGGGCTGGGAGATCGAAGCGACTGCGGTGATCAAGGGCACCGCCCACGAAGAAGCGGCGAAGAAACTGGCTGACTTCTCCGCCAGCCCTGAGGCGATGGATCTCTACAAAGAAAACTTCGCCGTACTCGCACAGCCTGGCATCGCCAAGCCACAGACCGAACTGCCGGCCGACTACGAACAGCGCCTGATCAAGAACGACTTTGCCTGGGCCTCGAAGAACCGCGACGAGATCCTGACCGAATGGCGCAAGCGCTATGACGGCAAGTCCGAGAAAGTGGTGGCCAAGTAA
- a CDS encoding heavy metal translocating P-type ATPase, translating to MSDSLHSHKPEAEHEHSHKLKPVQKHDHGSHGDACCSSKAAAPARVKLSESPTIGARLSRFRIEAMDCPTEQALIQNKLSKLTGVQQLEFNLINRVLGVTHDLPGIEPIVEAIKSLGMQAEPMDQGAETPTPVPRKKPWWPLALSGVGALLAEVIHFTGFAPNWVVAVIALVSILSGGLGTYKKGWIALKNRNLNINALMSIAVTGAVLIGQWPEAAMVMFLFTVAELIEAKSLDRARNAIGGLMQMTPDTATVLQADGSWLEQDVKNIGLGARVRVRPGERIGMDGEVLSGRSTIDQAPITGESLPVEKIVGDKVFAGTINQAGSLEYGVTAAADNSTLARIIHAVEQAQGARAPTQRFVDSFSKIYTPAVFILALAVAVIPPLFMGALWFDWIYRALVLLVVACPCALVISTPVTIVSGLAAAARKGILVKGGVYLEGGYKLDYLALDKTGTITHGKPVQTDYLSLDPTADDSAPAIAAALAGRSDHPVSLAIAKAAVDNQTATLIVDNFEALGGRGVRGEINGQLYHLGNHRLVEDLGLCSPALEEKLFAQEKQGKSVVLLLDSSGPLALFAVADTVKESSREAIRQLHDLGIKTLMLTGDNVHTAQAIAAQVGIDEARGDLLPGDKLQAVEALYAQGHRVGMVGDGINDAPALARSEIGFAMAAAGTDTAIETADVALMDDDLRKIPAFIRLSRQTSSILKQNIALALVIKAIFLGVTFAGVATMWMAVFADMGVSLLVVFNGLRLLRK from the coding sequence ATGAGCGATTCCCTGCATTCCCACAAACCCGAGGCTGAGCACGAGCACAGCCACAAGCTCAAACCCGTGCAAAAACATGACCACGGCAGTCACGGCGACGCCTGTTGCTCATCTAAAGCGGCAGCGCCTGCGCGGGTAAAACTGAGCGAATCGCCGACGATTGGCGCTCGGCTGAGTCGTTTTCGCATCGAGGCAATGGACTGCCCGACCGAGCAGGCACTTATCCAGAACAAGCTAAGCAAACTGACCGGCGTACAGCAGCTTGAGTTCAATCTGATTAATCGGGTGCTCGGCGTGACCCACGATTTGCCCGGTATCGAGCCAATCGTCGAGGCCATCAAGTCCTTGGGCATGCAAGCCGAACCGATGGATCAGGGGGCTGAAACCCCAACGCCGGTGCCCCGGAAAAAACCGTGGTGGCCCTTGGCTCTGTCCGGTGTTGGTGCATTGCTGGCAGAAGTTATCCACTTCACCGGTTTCGCGCCGAACTGGGTGGTGGCGGTTATCGCGCTGGTCTCGATCCTCAGTGGTGGCCTCGGTACTTACAAAAAAGGCTGGATCGCCCTTAAAAACCGCAACCTGAACATCAACGCCCTGATGAGTATTGCCGTGACCGGCGCGGTGCTGATCGGCCAGTGGCCGGAAGCGGCGATGGTGATGTTCCTGTTCACCGTGGCCGAGTTGATCGAAGCCAAGTCCCTCGACCGCGCGCGCAATGCCATCGGCGGCCTGATGCAGATGACCCCGGACACGGCAACGGTGTTGCAGGCTGACGGGAGCTGGCTTGAGCAGGATGTCAAAAACATCGGGCTCGGCGCGCGGGTACGGGTGCGTCCCGGCGAGCGTATCGGCATGGACGGTGAAGTGCTGTCCGGTCGCTCCACCATCGACCAGGCGCCAATCACCGGTGAAAGCCTGCCGGTGGAAAAAATCGTCGGCGACAAAGTCTTCGCCGGCACCATCAATCAGGCCGGTTCCCTGGAGTACGGGGTGACCGCCGCGGCGGATAACTCGACCCTGGCCCGCATCATCCACGCCGTCGAGCAGGCCCAAGGGGCGCGGGCGCCGACCCAGCGCTTCGTCGACAGCTTTTCGAAAATCTACACCCCGGCAGTGTTCATCCTGGCCCTGGCCGTGGCGGTGATCCCGCCATTGTTCATGGGCGCGTTGTGGTTCGACTGGATCTACCGGGCGCTGGTGCTGCTGGTGGTGGCCTGCCCCTGTGCGCTGGTGATTTCCACGCCGGTGACCATCGTCAGCGGCCTCGCGGCGGCGGCGCGCAAAGGCATATTGGTCAAGGGCGGCGTCTATCTGGAGGGCGGTTACAAGCTCGACTACCTGGCCCTGGACAAGACCGGCACCATCACCCACGGCAAACCGGTCCAGACCGATTACCTGTCGCTGGACCCGACCGCCGACGACTCGGCGCCCGCCATTGCCGCTGCGCTGGCCGGGCGCTCGGATCACCCGGTTTCCCTGGCCATCGCCAAAGCGGCTGTGGATAACCAGACCGCGACGCTGATTGTGGATAACTTCGAAGCTTTGGGCGGGCGCGGGGTGCGCGGCGAGATCAATGGCCAGCTCTACCATCTGGGCAACCATCGTCTGGTGGAGGATCTGGGCCTGTGTTCGCCAGCGCTGGAAGAAAAGCTGTTTGCCCAGGAAAAACAGGGCAAGTCGGTGGTGCTGCTGCTTGATTCGTCTGGTCCGTTGGCGCTGTTTGCCGTAGCGGACACGGTAAAGGAATCGAGCCGCGAGGCTATCCGGCAGTTGCATGATCTGGGCATCAAGACCCTGATGCTCACCGGCGACAACGTCCACACCGCGCAGGCCATTGCCGCGCAAGTCGGCATCGACGAGGCCAGGGGCGACCTGTTGCCGGGGGACAAATTGCAGGCTGTCGAGGCTCTTTATGCCCAAGGGCATCGGGTCGGCATGGTCGGCGATGGCATCAACGATGCCCCGGCGCTGGCGCGTTCGGAGATCGGCTTCGCCATGGCGGCCGCAGGCACCGATACCGCCATTGAAACCGCCGATGTCGCCCTGATGGACGACGATCTGCGCAAAATCCCGGCATTCATCCGCCTGTCGCGGCAGACATCGAGCATCCTCAAACAGAACATTGCCCTGGCTTTGGTCATCAAGGCGATCTTTCTTGGGGTAACCTTCGCCGGGGTCGCTACCATGTGGATGGCAGTGTTCGCCGACATGGGCGTGAGTCTGCTGGTGGTGTTCAACGGTTTGCGCCTGCTGCGCAAGTAA
- a CDS encoding putative 2-aminoethylphosphonate ABC transporter permease subunit: MSANIALPLPHKQVRQTTRAEVGDRLFVVGGKVLMLVLLGVAVLMPLLAIFWRGFSAEAGQGGGWVAAKELVTSENFHWLLGNSLKVSLSVAAIVVPLAYLFAYALQRTLIPAKGIWRGISLLPLMAPSMLPGIALVYLFGNQGMLRGLLSDNIYGFWGIVLGEVIYTFPHALMILLSALSLADARLFDAASSMGASPAKAFRSITWPATRQAVFAAFCLVFTLTITDFGVPVVVGGDYQVLALEAYKAVVGQQQFGRGALIGMVLLLPALFSFGVDAWLRRRHGDSMSGRAQVFKPAPSKLRDGCYLTIVLLICAALLLVFGMAVFSSLVKFWPYNLSLSLNHYQFNETAGGGWLAYGNSLKMALGTALIGSLLIFTGAYLMEKTKGQRGLNLTLRMLSFVPMAVPGLVLGLGYVFFFNLTGNPLHVLYGTMTLLIVCTIAHYLTTAQMTATTALRQLDAEFEAAALSLKAPLYRHYLRVTVPICLPALLDIVRYLFVSAMTTVSAAIFLYSPDTILAAVAVLNMDDAGNVGGAAAMSTLILITSAGVSLLLAWTSRGLLRRSQAWRQTAPGH; the protein is encoded by the coding sequence ATGAGCGCGAATATCGCGCTGCCGCTGCCGCACAAGCAGGTTCGGCAGACCACCCGCGCCGAGGTCGGTGACCGGTTGTTCGTGGTCGGCGGCAAGGTCCTCATGCTGGTGTTGTTGGGTGTTGCCGTATTGATGCCGTTGCTGGCAATCTTCTGGCGCGGCTTCAGCGCCGAGGCCGGGCAGGGCGGTGGCTGGGTCGCAGCGAAAGAGCTGGTGACCAGCGAGAACTTTCACTGGTTGCTCGGTAATAGCCTGAAGGTTTCCCTCAGCGTCGCGGCGATTGTCGTACCGCTGGCCTACCTGTTTGCCTACGCGCTGCAACGCACCTTGATTCCCGCCAAGGGCATCTGGCGCGGTATTTCGCTGCTGCCATTGATGGCGCCGTCGATGCTGCCAGGGATTGCGCTGGTTTACCTGTTCGGCAACCAGGGCATGCTGCGTGGCCTGCTCTCGGACAACATCTACGGCTTCTGGGGCATTGTGCTCGGCGAAGTCATCTACACCTTCCCGCACGCCTTGATGATTCTTCTGTCGGCCCTGTCCCTGGCCGATGCGCGACTGTTCGATGCGGCCTCCAGCATGGGCGCGAGTCCTGCAAAGGCCTTTCGTAGCATCACCTGGCCAGCGACGCGTCAGGCCGTGTTCGCCGCATTCTGCCTGGTGTTCACCTTGACCATCACCGATTTCGGCGTGCCCGTGGTGGTCGGTGGCGACTATCAGGTGTTGGCGCTGGAGGCCTACAAGGCTGTGGTTGGCCAGCAACAGTTCGGTCGTGGCGCGTTGATCGGCATGGTGCTGTTACTGCCGGCACTGTTCAGTTTCGGGGTCGATGCCTGGTTGCGTCGACGCCACGGCGACTCCATGAGCGGTCGCGCCCAGGTGTTCAAGCCCGCGCCGTCGAAGCTGCGCGACGGTTGCTACCTGACCATCGTCCTGCTGATCTGCGCCGCGTTGCTGCTGGTGTTCGGCATGGCGGTGTTCTCGTCCCTGGTGAAGTTCTGGCCGTACAACCTGTCGCTGTCGCTCAACCATTACCAGTTCAACGAAACCGCCGGCGGTGGCTGGCTGGCCTACGGCAACAGCCTGAAGATGGCCTTGGGCACGGCGCTGATTGGCAGCCTGCTGATTTTCACCGGCGCCTACCTGATGGAAAAAACCAAGGGCCAGCGCGGCCTGAACCTGACCTTGCGTATGCTCAGTTTCGTACCGATGGCGGTGCCGGGCCTGGTGCTGGGGCTGGGTTACGTCTTCTTCTTCAACCTCACCGGCAACCCGCTGCATGTGCTCTACGGCACGATGACCCTGCTGATCGTCTGCACCATCGCTCACTATTTGACCACCGCGCAAATGACCGCGACCACCGCGCTGCGTCAGCTCGACGCCGAGTTTGAAGCCGCCGCGCTGTCGCTCAAGGCGCCGCTGTACCGCCACTACCTGCGGGTCACCGTGCCGATCTGCCTGCCGGCGCTACTGGACATCGTGCGCTACCTGTTCGTCTCGGCCATGACCACCGTCTCGGCGGCGATCTTTCTCTACAGCCCCGACACCATCCTCGCGGCGGTGGCGGTGCTGAACATGGACGACGCCGGCAACGTCGGCGGTGCGGCAGCGATGTCGACCCTGATCCTGATTACCTCGGCGGGCGTGTCCCTGCTGCTGGCCTGGACCTCGCGCGGTTTGCTGCGCCGCTCCCAGGCCTGGCGGCAGACCGCGCCCGGTCATTGA
- the cadR gene encoding Cd(II)/Pb(II)-responsive transcriptional regulator — MKIGELAKLTDCAVETIRYYERENLLPEPARSDGNYRVYTQAHAERLTFIRNCRTLDMTLEEIRSLLAFRDSPQDQCESVNALIDEHIHHVKARIDGLLALQTQLLDLRQRCGEGPGVDQCGILQRLEVSGGVVATEVEHSHVGRSHGH; from the coding sequence ATGAAAATTGGAGAGTTGGCAAAACTCACGGACTGCGCCGTGGAAACGATCCGCTACTACGAGCGCGAGAACCTGCTGCCGGAACCGGCCCGCAGTGATGGCAATTATCGCGTCTACACCCAGGCCCACGCCGAGCGCCTGACCTTCATCCGCAACTGTCGCACCCTCGACATGACGCTCGAAGAAATCCGCAGCCTGCTGGCGTTTCGCGACAGTCCGCAGGACCAGTGCGAAAGCGTCAACGCGCTGATCGACGAGCACATCCACCACGTCAAGGCGCGGATCGACGGCTTGCTGGCCTTGCAGACGCAACTGCTCGACCTGCGCCAACGCTGCGGCGAGGGGCCGGGGGTCGATCAGTGCGGGATCTTGCAGCGGTTGGAAGTGAGCGGCGGGGTTGTGGCGACGGAGGTGGAGCATTCCCATGTGGGCCGTAGTCACGGCCACTAA
- a CDS encoding TIGR03364 family FAD-dependent oxidoreductase: MTHHNDMLIVGAGILGLSHAYAAAKRGLKVTVFERSETPVGASVRNFGQALVTGQPPGPMLELARASRGIWGDWAQLAGLQLKRNGSYLFARTEAEEQLLEAFCDGRAVEHGYRVDLLRGAALRDLYGGQFRHHRAALHGMDDQQLYSREAIPALIDFLRRDLGVKFHFSTLVRDIEPGRLHSTAGSFSAEQIIVCSGHDYQTLLAEQIAELEPQICRLQMLRARPQINLNLQHALLTGLSCVHYGAFADLPEAAAVQAEILRYAPHLHENGIHLLISPTPYGELIIGDSHHYGSDPSPFNAEQVDDWMIELAEQTLGCKVQVVERWQGVYGSRGPGPFSFLRPAKGLGVALMHTGVGMSVGPAMAERNIAAVLGEI, translated from the coding sequence ATGACACACCACAACGACATGCTGATCGTCGGCGCCGGCATCCTGGGTTTGTCCCACGCGTATGCCGCTGCCAAGCGCGGTCTGAAGGTCACGGTTTTCGAGCGCAGCGAAACGCCTGTTGGCGCATCGGTGCGTAACTTCGGCCAGGCACTGGTCACTGGCCAACCGCCGGGACCGATGCTGGAACTGGCCCGCGCCAGTCGCGGAATCTGGGGCGACTGGGCACAGCTCGCCGGCCTGCAACTCAAGCGCAATGGCTCGTACCTGTTCGCCCGCACCGAAGCGGAAGAGCAGTTGCTGGAAGCCTTCTGCGACGGTCGCGCGGTTGAACACGGTTATCGTGTCGACCTGCTGCGCGGTGCTGCATTGCGCGATTTGTACGGCGGCCAGTTCCGCCATCACCGTGCTGCGTTGCACGGTATGGACGATCAGCAACTGTATTCCCGTGAAGCGATTCCGGCGCTGATCGACTTCCTGCGTCGCGACCTGGGCGTCAAGTTTCACTTCTCCACCCTGGTGCGCGATATCGAGCCTGGTCGCCTGCACAGCACCGCTGGCAGCTTCAGTGCCGAGCAGATCATCGTCTGCTCCGGCCACGATTATCAGACGCTGCTGGCCGAACAGATCGCCGAGCTCGAGCCGCAAATCTGCCGCCTGCAAATGCTCCGCGCTCGCCCGCAAATCAACCTCAACCTGCAACACGCATTGCTCACCGGTTTGAGTTGTGTGCACTACGGCGCCTTCGCCGATTTGCCGGAGGCCGCGGCTGTACAGGCAGAAATCCTGCGGTACGCGCCGCACCTGCACGAAAACGGCATCCACCTGCTGATCAGCCCGACGCCCTATGGCGAATTGATCATTGGTGATTCGCACCATTACGGCAGCGATCCGTCACCCTTCAATGCCGAGCAGGTCGACGACTGGATGATCGAGCTGGCCGAGCAAACCCTGGGCTGCAAGGTGCAAGTGGTCGAACGCTGGCAGGGGGTCTATGGTTCACGGGGGCCGGGGCCGTTCTCGTTCTTGCGCCCGGCAAAAGGCCTGGGCGTGGCGTTGATGCACACCGGTGTCGGCATGAGCGTCGGGCCGGCGATGGCTGAACGAAACATCGCAGCTGTGTTGGGGGAAATCTGA
- a CDS encoding putative 2-aminoethylphosphonate ABC transporter ATP-binding protein has protein sequence MNNSIATALTNPGAPMKVRGVQKRFCAFTALDNVSLDVAAGELVCLLGPSGCGKTTLLRCIAGLEKQDSGELYLGDRDVSHLAPQARDYGILFQSYALFPNLTVEANIAYGLAGSGRDEVRRRVGQMLELVGLTGSEKKYPGQLSGGQQQRVALARALAPAPSLLLLDEPMSALDARVREHLCTELRQLQRSLGITTLMVTHNQDEAMLMADRIAVMNNGKVEQYATPQEIYNRPATPFVAEFVGQGNWLPFQRSSDSHAQVGGLNMRLADGSAKTASGRLFCRPEAINVNPLVHEENLFPAKVREITFLGNRCRMSFELDQLPGHALLAELAPEAMPRLGAQQIMVALPPRSLQVFA, from the coding sequence ATGAACAACTCGATCGCAACTGCCCTGACCAACCCCGGCGCACCGATGAAGGTGCGCGGTGTACAGAAGCGTTTTTGCGCCTTCACCGCGCTGGACAACGTCTCACTCGACGTGGCGGCCGGTGAACTGGTGTGTCTGCTGGGCCCATCGGGCTGTGGCAAGACCACCTTGCTGCGATGCATCGCCGGTCTGGAAAAACAGGACAGCGGCGAGTTGTACCTGGGTGATCGCGACGTTTCCCACCTGGCGCCCCAGGCGCGGGACTACGGCATTTTGTTCCAGTCCTACGCGTTGTTCCCCAATCTTACTGTCGAAGCGAACATTGCCTACGGCCTCGCCGGCAGTGGTCGCGACGAAGTGCGCCGTCGTGTCGGCCAGATGCTGGAACTGGTCGGCCTGACCGGCAGCGAGAAAAAATACCCGGGCCAGTTGTCCGGTGGTCAGCAGCAACGTGTGGCACTGGCTCGCGCCCTGGCTCCGGCACCTTCTCTGTTGCTGCTCGACGAGCCGATGTCGGCCCTCGATGCCCGGGTGCGTGAGCATCTGTGCACCGAACTGCGCCAGCTGCAACGCAGCCTCGGCATCACCACCCTGATGGTCACTCACAATCAGGACGAGGCCATGCTGATGGCCGACCGCATCGCCGTGATGAATAACGGCAAGGTCGAGCAATACGCCACGCCGCAGGAAATCTACAACCGCCCGGCCACGCCATTCGTGGCGGAGTTCGTCGGCCAGGGTAACTGGTTACCGTTCCAGCGCAGCAGCGACAGCCACGCCCAGGTCGGCGGGCTGAACATGCGCCTGGCCGATGGCAGCGCCAAGACCGCGTCGGGCCGATTGTTCTGCCGTCCGGAAGCGATCAACGTCAACCCGCTGGTGCACGAGGAAAACCTGTTCCCGGCCAAGGTTCGTGAAATCACCTTCCTCGGCAACCGCTGCCGCATGAGCTTTGAACTCGATCAATTGCCGGGGCATGCATTGTTGGCGGAGCTGGCACCGGAAGCCATGCCGCGCCTTGGCGCCCAGCAGATCATGGTCGCCTTGCCGCCGCGCAGCCTGCAGGTGTTTGCCTGA
- the lgt gene encoding prolipoprotein diacylglyceryl transferase, giving the protein MLPYPQIDPVALAIGPLKIHWYGLMYLIGIGGAWLLASRRLNRFDPTWTKEKLSDMVFWMSMGVIVGGRLGYVLFYDLSAYLANPTLIFEVWKGGMSFHGGFIGVMLAALWFGKKNNKSFFQLMDFVAPMVPIGLGAGRIGNFINAELWGKATDVPWAMIFPTDPAQLARHPSQLYQFALEGVALFAILWLFSRKPRPTMAVSGMFALFYGIFRFIVEFVRVPDAQLGYLAWNWLTMGQVLCVPMIVGGLFLIWLAYHRAPAAPAAAV; this is encoded by the coding sequence ATGCTGCCTTACCCGCAGATCGACCCGGTGGCCCTGGCCATCGGTCCGCTGAAAATCCACTGGTACGGTCTGATGTACCTGATCGGCATCGGCGGCGCCTGGCTGCTGGCGTCCCGCCGCTTGAACCGCTTCGACCCGACCTGGACCAAGGAGAAGCTCTCCGACATGGTGTTCTGGATGTCGATGGGGGTAATCGTCGGCGGACGTCTGGGTTATGTGCTGTTCTACGACCTGAGCGCTTACCTGGCCAACCCGACGCTGATTTTCGAAGTGTGGAAGGGCGGCATGTCGTTCCACGGCGGTTTCATCGGCGTGATGCTGGCGGCGTTGTGGTTCGGTAAAAAGAACAACAAGTCGTTCTTCCAGCTGATGGATTTCGTTGCGCCGATGGTGCCGATCGGCCTGGGCGCCGGACGTATCGGCAATTTCATCAACGCCGAGTTGTGGGGCAAGGCAACCGATGTGCCGTGGGCGATGATCTTCCCGACCGATCCGGCGCAACTGGCGCGTCACCCGTCGCAGCTGTACCAGTTCGCGCTGGAAGGCGTGGCACTGTTCGCCATCCTCTGGTTGTTCTCGCGCAAACCACGGCCGACCATGGCGGTATCGGGGATGTTCGCGCTGTTCTATGGCATCTTCCGTTTCATCGTCGAGTTCGTCCGCGTACCGGACGCCCAGCTGGGCTACCTGGCCTGGAACTGGCTGACCATGGGCCAGGTGCTGTGCGTGCCGATGATCGTCGGCGGGCTGTTCCTGATCTGGCTGGCGTATCACCGCGCCCCGGCGGCTCCAGCGGCAGCCGTATAA
- a CDS encoding thymidylate synthase yields MKQYLELVAHVIKNGTKQANRTGVNTISFPGAMLRYDLQEGFPAITTRKMAFKSAIGEMCGFLRGVNNAAEFRALGCKVWDQNANENAQWLANPFRQGEDDLGEIYGVQWRKWPAYKQIPVSNPAAIEQTLKQGYLQIAEGEEDGQVYVVLYKAIDQVRQCVDTIIKDPGSRRILFHGWNCAQLDEMALPPCHLLYQFHPNVETKEISLTLYIRSNDLGLGTPFNLTEGAALLSLIGRLTGYTPRWFTYFIGDAHVYENHLDMLNEQLKREPFPMPKLVISDRVPEFAKTGVYQPEWLELVEPGDFSLEGYEHHAPMTAPMAV; encoded by the coding sequence ATGAAGCAATATCTCGAACTGGTCGCCCACGTCATCAAGAACGGCACCAAGCAGGCCAACCGTACCGGCGTGAACACCATCAGTTTTCCAGGTGCGATGCTGCGTTATGACCTGCAGGAAGGTTTCCCGGCGATCACCACGCGCAAGATGGCGTTCAAATCGGCCATCGGCGAAATGTGCGGATTCCTGCGCGGCGTGAACAACGCTGCCGAATTCCGCGCCCTGGGTTGCAAGGTCTGGGACCAGAACGCCAACGAAAACGCCCAGTGGCTGGCCAACCCGTTCCGCCAGGGCGAAGATGACCTCGGCGAAATCTACGGCGTGCAATGGCGCAAATGGCCGGCGTACAAGCAGATCCCGGTCAGCAACCCGGCCGCTATCGAGCAGACCCTGAAGCAAGGCTACCTCCAGATTGCCGAAGGCGAGGAGGACGGCCAGGTCTACGTGGTGCTGTACAAGGCCATCGACCAGGTTCGCCAGTGCGTCGACACCATCATCAAGGACCCGGGCAGCCGCCGCATCCTGTTCCACGGCTGGAACTGCGCCCAGCTCGATGAAATGGCCTTGCCGCCGTGCCACCTGCTGTACCAGTTCCATCCGAATGTCGAGACCAAGGAGATTTCCTTGACCCTCTACATCCGCTCCAACGATCTGGGCCTGGGCACGCCGTTCAACCTCACCGAAGGTGCTGCGCTGCTGAGCCTGATCGGTCGCCTGACCGGCTACACGCCGCGCTGGTTCACCTATTTCATCGGTGATGCCCACGTCTACGAAAACCACCTGGACATGCTCAACGAACAGCTCAAGCGCGAGCCGTTCCCGATGCCGAAACTGGTGATTTCCGACCGTGTGCCGGAGTTTGCCAAGACGGGTGTTTACCAGCCGGAATGGCTGGAGCTGGTGGAGCCGGGCGATTTCTCACTGGAAGGCTACGAACACCACGCGCCGATGACTGCCCCGATGGCGGTCTAA
- a CDS encoding LysR family transcriptional regulator has translation MLSAELKAFYMVARLGSITQAAKKLGLSQPTVTTQIRNLESQYSVELFYRGGRRLSVSEEGARLLPMVKVLMQQEADIEFFLRNCGQIQGTLRIAATAPYYILDLVKTFRERLPLVEVSVEIGNSQQVLEALEDYRVDVAASSQLLDDARLVRRVLGSDPLVLAVHRNHPLAVHDHVPLGALAGHTLLMREPGSTTRRLTEELLASAGVCFGPLLEIGSRESIREAVLRNIGISIIARQEVPHDPQLRVLTIENAPQIPEYLYCLKERKNARLPAAFLGLAQEMAPA, from the coding sequence GTGCTGAGTGCGGAGCTGAAGGCGTTTTACATGGTGGCCCGCCTGGGCAGCATTACCCAGGCTGCCAAAAAGCTCGGCCTGAGCCAGCCGACGGTGACGACGCAGATCCGCAACCTCGAAAGCCAGTATTCGGTCGAGCTGTTCTACCGCGGCGGCCGGCGTCTCAGCGTCAGCGAGGAGGGCGCGCGGCTGCTGCCGATGGTCAAGGTGCTGATGCAGCAGGAAGCCGATATCGAGTTTTTCCTGCGTAACTGCGGCCAGATCCAGGGCACGTTGCGCATAGCTGCCACGGCGCCGTATTACATCCTCGACTTGGTGAAAACCTTCCGCGAGCGCCTGCCGCTGGTCGAAGTTTCGGTGGAGATCGGCAACTCCCAGCAAGTGCTCGAAGCGCTGGAGGATTACCGGGTCGATGTCGCGGCGTCGTCGCAGTTGCTCGATGACGCGCGACTGGTTCGACGGGTGCTCGGCAGCGATCCGCTGGTGCTGGCAGTGCATCGCAATCATCCGCTGGCGGTTCACGATCACGTGCCGCTCGGCGCCCTGGCCGGGCACACCCTGCTGATGCGCGAACCGGGCTCAACCACCCGTCGCCTGACCGAAGAGTTGCTGGCCAGCGCCGGCGTGTGTTTCGGTCCGCTGCTGGAAATCGGCAGCCGCGAATCGATCCGCGAAGCAGTGCTGCGCAACATCGGCATCAGCATCATTGCCCGCCAGGAAGTGCCCCATGATCCGCAACTGCGGGTGCTGACCATCGAGAATGCGCCACAGATTCCCGAATACCTGTACTGCCTCAAGGAACGCAAAAACGCGCGGCTGCCGGCGGCGTTCCTGGGGTTGGCGCAGGAAATGGCCCCGGCTTGA